The Hemiscyllium ocellatum isolate sHemOce1 chromosome 7, sHemOce1.pat.X.cur, whole genome shotgun sequence genome window below encodes:
- the cdk15 gene encoding cyclin-dependent kinase 15 isoform X2 — MKTLRQAAAETLSRLGLTQRHPGYKELTEVAESPRSPFVCEPRLYHTLQAQKPSRHRSRSNSIPIGCKNYTQGHQWRSGLRFGTAASYLNLEKLGEGSYSTVYKGISRINGNLVALKVIKMQEEEGVPFTAIREASLLKGLKHSNIVLLHDIIHTQETLTFVFEYVQTDLAQYMTQHPGGLHTHNVKLFLFQLLRGLAYIHHCHILHRDLKPQNLLISCVGELKLADFGLARAKSVPSQTYSSQVVTLWYRPPDVLLGATDYSTALDIWGAGCIFIEMVEGCPAFPGVSDIMEQLQRIWAVLGLPTEESWPGVTALPNYRTEHFIPHPPQKLGQVWKRLGLVPQAESLTSQLLQCYPRDRSSAEDALAHEYFSSLPPALFQLPDMISIFSVAGVRLEPEARNAFHPFRKVRCTSILA, encoded by the exons ATGAAGACCCTCAGGCAGGCTGCAGCAGAGACTCTCAGCCGGTTAG GTCTGACCCAGCGACACCCTGGATACAAAGAG CTGACTGAGGTTGCTGAGTCGCCGAGAAGTCCGTTTGTCTGCGAGCCCCGTctgtaccacacactgcaggccCAAAAACCCAGCAGGCACAGGAGCCGCAGCAACAGCATTCCGATAGGGTGCAAGAACTACACCCAGGGCCACCAATGG AGAAGTGGCCTACGATTTGGGACTGCAGCCTCTTATCTAAACCTGGAGAAACTAGGGGAAGGATCCTACTCCACGGTGTACAAGGGGATCAGCAG GATAAATGGCAATCTTGTTGCCttgaaggtgattaaaatgcAAGAAGAAGAAGGTGTGCCTTTCACTGCAATCCGTGAGG CCTCGCTACTGAAGGGTTTAAAACACAGCAATATTGTACTTCTGCATGACATCATCCACACACAGGAGACTCTGACCTTTGTTTTTGAATATGTG CAAACTGACCTCGCACAGTACATGACCCAGCacccaggaggcctgcacacacacaatgtcAAG CTCTTTCTCTTTCAACTCCTGCGAGGCCTAGCGTACATTCATCACTGCCACATCCTTCACCGTGACCTGAAACCACAGAACCTGCTCATCAGCTGTGTTGGAGAGCTCAAGCTGGCGGACTTCG GACTGGCAAGAGCGAAGTCTGTGCCCAGTCAGACCTACTCCTCCCAGGTGGTGACATTGTGGTACCGGCCTCCGGACGTCCTCCTTGGGGCGACCGATTACTCCACGGCCCTGGACATCTG GGGAGCAGGTTGTATATTCATTGAGATGGTGGAAGGCTGTCCAGCATTTCCTGGTGTGTCTGATATCATGGAGCAGCTCCAGAGAATCTGGGCA GTACTGGGACTTCCCACAGAAGAGAGTTGGCCCGGAGTCACAGCACTCCCGAACTATCGCACAG AGCACTTTATACCTCACCCACCTCAGAAGCTGGGCCAGGTTTGGAAAAG ATTAGGCCTAGTCCCTCAGGCGGAGTCTCTAACATCGCAGCTCCTCCAGTGCTACCCACGGGACAGGAGCTCTGCCGAGGATGCCCTGGCACATGAATACTTCAGCAGCCTACCCCCTGCTTTGTTCCAGCTCCCCGACA
- the cdk15 gene encoding cyclin-dependent kinase 15 isoform X1 → MKTLRQAAAETLSRLGLTQRHPGYKELTEVAESPRSPFVCEPRLYHTLQAQKPSRHRSRSNSIPIGCKNYTQGHQWRSGLRFGTAASYLNLEKLGEGSYSTVYKGISRINGNLVALKVIKMQEEEGVPFTAIREASLLKGLKHSNIVLLHDIIHTQETLTFVFEYVQTDLAQYMTQHPGGLHTHNVKLFLFQLLRGLAYIHHCHILHRDLKPQNLLISCVGELKLADFGLARAKSVPSQTYSSQVVTLWYRPPDVLLGATDYSTALDIWGAGCIFIEMVEGCPAFPGVSDIMEQLQRIWAVLGLPTEESWPGVTALPNYRTEHFIPHPPQKLGQVWKRLGLVPQAESLTSQLLQCYPRDRSSAEDALAHEYFSSLPPALFQLPDMISIFSVAGVRLEPEARNAFHPFRKIVFCESLPFNHPEP, encoded by the exons ATGAAGACCCTCAGGCAGGCTGCAGCAGAGACTCTCAGCCGGTTAG GTCTGACCCAGCGACACCCTGGATACAAAGAG CTGACTGAGGTTGCTGAGTCGCCGAGAAGTCCGTTTGTCTGCGAGCCCCGTctgtaccacacactgcaggccCAAAAACCCAGCAGGCACAGGAGCCGCAGCAACAGCATTCCGATAGGGTGCAAGAACTACACCCAGGGCCACCAATGG AGAAGTGGCCTACGATTTGGGACTGCAGCCTCTTATCTAAACCTGGAGAAACTAGGGGAAGGATCCTACTCCACGGTGTACAAGGGGATCAGCAG GATAAATGGCAATCTTGTTGCCttgaaggtgattaaaatgcAAGAAGAAGAAGGTGTGCCTTTCACTGCAATCCGTGAGG CCTCGCTACTGAAGGGTTTAAAACACAGCAATATTGTACTTCTGCATGACATCATCCACACACAGGAGACTCTGACCTTTGTTTTTGAATATGTG CAAACTGACCTCGCACAGTACATGACCCAGCacccaggaggcctgcacacacacaatgtcAAG CTCTTTCTCTTTCAACTCCTGCGAGGCCTAGCGTACATTCATCACTGCCACATCCTTCACCGTGACCTGAAACCACAGAACCTGCTCATCAGCTGTGTTGGAGAGCTCAAGCTGGCGGACTTCG GACTGGCAAGAGCGAAGTCTGTGCCCAGTCAGACCTACTCCTCCCAGGTGGTGACATTGTGGTACCGGCCTCCGGACGTCCTCCTTGGGGCGACCGATTACTCCACGGCCCTGGACATCTG GGGAGCAGGTTGTATATTCATTGAGATGGTGGAAGGCTGTCCAGCATTTCCTGGTGTGTCTGATATCATGGAGCAGCTCCAGAGAATCTGGGCA GTACTGGGACTTCCCACAGAAGAGAGTTGGCCCGGAGTCACAGCACTCCCGAACTATCGCACAG AGCACTTTATACCTCACCCACCTCAGAAGCTGGGCCAGGTTTGGAAAAG ATTAGGCCTAGTCCCTCAGGCGGAGTCTCTAACATCGCAGCTCCTCCAGTGCTACCCACGGGACAGGAGCTCTGCCGAGGATGCCCTGGCACATGAATACTTCAGCAGCCTACCCCCTGCTTTGTTCCAGCTCCCCGACA
- the cdk15 gene encoding cyclin-dependent kinase 15 isoform X3 — MKTLRQAAAETLSRLGLTQRHPGYKELTEVAESPRSPFVCEPRLYHTLQAQKPSRHRSRSNSIPIGCKNYTQGHQWRSGLRFGTAASYLNLEKLGEGSYSTVYKGISRINGNLVALKVIKMQEEEGVPFTAIREASLLKGLKHSNIVLLHDIIHTQETLTFVFEYVQTDLAQYMTQHPGGLHTHNVKLFLFQLLRGLAYIHHCHILHRDLKPQNLLISCVGELKLADFGLARAKSVPSQTYSSQVVTLWYRPPDVLLGATDYSTALDIWGAGCIFIEMVEGCPAFPGVSDIMEQLQRIWAVLGLPTEESWPGVTALPNYRTEHFIPHPPQKLGQVWKRLGLVPQAESLTSQLLQCYPRDRSSAEDALAHEYFSSLPPALFQLPDNCFL; from the exons ATGAAGACCCTCAGGCAGGCTGCAGCAGAGACTCTCAGCCGGTTAG GTCTGACCCAGCGACACCCTGGATACAAAGAG CTGACTGAGGTTGCTGAGTCGCCGAGAAGTCCGTTTGTCTGCGAGCCCCGTctgtaccacacactgcaggccCAAAAACCCAGCAGGCACAGGAGCCGCAGCAACAGCATTCCGATAGGGTGCAAGAACTACACCCAGGGCCACCAATGG AGAAGTGGCCTACGATTTGGGACTGCAGCCTCTTATCTAAACCTGGAGAAACTAGGGGAAGGATCCTACTCCACGGTGTACAAGGGGATCAGCAG GATAAATGGCAATCTTGTTGCCttgaaggtgattaaaatgcAAGAAGAAGAAGGTGTGCCTTTCACTGCAATCCGTGAGG CCTCGCTACTGAAGGGTTTAAAACACAGCAATATTGTACTTCTGCATGACATCATCCACACACAGGAGACTCTGACCTTTGTTTTTGAATATGTG CAAACTGACCTCGCACAGTACATGACCCAGCacccaggaggcctgcacacacacaatgtcAAG CTCTTTCTCTTTCAACTCCTGCGAGGCCTAGCGTACATTCATCACTGCCACATCCTTCACCGTGACCTGAAACCACAGAACCTGCTCATCAGCTGTGTTGGAGAGCTCAAGCTGGCGGACTTCG GACTGGCAAGAGCGAAGTCTGTGCCCAGTCAGACCTACTCCTCCCAGGTGGTGACATTGTGGTACCGGCCTCCGGACGTCCTCCTTGGGGCGACCGATTACTCCACGGCCCTGGACATCTG GGGAGCAGGTTGTATATTCATTGAGATGGTGGAAGGCTGTCCAGCATTTCCTGGTGTGTCTGATATCATGGAGCAGCTCCAGAGAATCTGGGCA GTACTGGGACTTCCCACAGAAGAGAGTTGGCCCGGAGTCACAGCACTCCCGAACTATCGCACAG AGCACTTTATACCTCACCCACCTCAGAAGCTGGGCCAGGTTTGGAAAAG ATTAGGCCTAGTCCCTCAGGCGGAGTCTCTAACATCGCAGCTCCTCCAGTGCTACCCACGGGACAGGAGCTCTGCCGAGGATGCCCTGGCACATGAATACTTCAGCAGCCTACCCCCTGCTTTGTTCCAGCTCCCCGACA